GAGCATTGTGTGTTAGTGAATTTTTTTGGGGGTTGGACTTTTTTTCAGAGATTGGGGAAGGGGAATATATTAAGTATAGAAGATGGGAGCATGATTATTTTAAAAGGCCGACTATTAATAATAAATATGCAGAGTATACGTTTAGAAGGGCGGCGCTTATAAAAGTGGACTATTATTACCAGGAACTTTATTTTTTAGAAATAGAAAGTTTAGATTCGAGTCGGTTTAAAGGACTACTGTTTAGTGCAGAACACCTATCTTATGACTTAATAAATAAGATTCTAGCTACAATTAGAGACTCGAAAGGTCGTTTAGGAAAAGCTGAAAGCAAGTTAAATAAATGGGTTCCCGGCGCTAAAGTTTTTAATCATTCTAAAAATATGTCTCAGAGACTTAATTCTGTTTTACAAGAGTTTGTAAATGAGTAGCGCTTTTCTTAATTTCAATTCTGCTTGATTGTTTTGCTAATGCAAATTGATGCAAAAAAATAGAGCCGTCAGATTACGCTAATTATTATATTGCAGAGTCTGCATTGGATTATGTTGTACGCATTTAATGACTGTTTGTCTGGTAGTGTTATAAAAACTATGTGGCATGTATTAATTGTTAAATACAAAATTATTTGATAATTACAAAATTAAATGATAATGAAGTTATGTAACGCCGTATTCGCGGTAAATCCCTCTATTTGAGCTTGAAAACATATTTATACGTTAAATAAAGTCGGTACAAAAATTTGTGTTTTATTAAAATTCAATCTAGACTAAATTAGTTAGACATTTGCACAACTGACGGATTCTTTGGAGTTCGGCAAATGCCCCACCTAGAAATAGGTTCGCAGCTATGCTGGTATAATCAAGCGGAGTAGTGAGGAAAAATTAAAAGCCCTGAAATTCAGGGCTTTTTTATCTGCACTATCATAACTATGGTCGCGCGTCTCTTGCACGTTTACCCTCTTCTCTCAAACCTATTAGTTCAAACGTTTTTAAAGATTATTTTCGTGCAAATATTGCACGTTTTATAATGAGATTAGTTTAGGTTGCGAAAAAACCGCATCAACACAGTTGTGTACAACTTACTGTTCATGTTGTGGTAAAAATAGAAACAATCGTGAGGTAAGTTTATGCAAGTTGTAAGTTATACAGAAGCAAGAAATGGTTTAAAACGTGTTTTAGATGACGTTGTTGATAATGCAGATTTCACCGTCATTACGCGCAGAGACTCTGAAAACGCAGTGGTTATGTCGCAGGATTACTTTAACAGTCTAATGGAAACGGTTCACCTGCTAAAATCTCCTGCAAATGTTGTTCACCTAAATCAGTCAATTGAGCAGTATAGAGCAGGAAAAACTATTAATGCTCCTGATCTTGCAAACCATAGGTCTTGCGCTCCAGAAAAGGCGAAGAAATATGAAAACATTGACCAGACAAAAGCAAGAATCAACAACCAACATTAGGTATTCTTTCCACAATTTTCGGTCTAGCATGATATTTTCAACTCTGTTATGTCATAGTTATATTAAAAATATAGTGGGAAATCGTTAGATTCTTGAGTTAATAATCTAAGTAGTTTTGGGTGTAAAAATAACTTGTCTCTCCCCATGTTTATTTCTTGCAAGACACCAATTTTGCAAAGTTCTTGTAAGTAGTTTGATGCTGTTTGTCTTTGTGCGATTTCGGCATCTATGAGGTTTTGTATTCTGCAATATGGCTGGTTGAACAGAATCTCTAGAAGTTCATAGCTATATTGTTTTGGCATTTGAGCTTTTATATATTTCTTTGTGTGCAACATTAATTTATCGATTGCATTGATTTTTTCTAGAGTCCAATTAGAGGTGTCTTCTACGGCACCAAGCATGAATAAAATCCATTCTTCCCAGTTGTGGTCTTTAGTAACAGATAGTAATAACCTGTAGTAGTCGTCTTTGTGCTCAATTATGTACCTACTTAGGTATAAAATTGGTAAATCAATGAGTTTTTCTTGTAGCAAGAATAAACTGTTTATGACCCTTCCTGAACGACCATTTCCATCACTAAAAGGGTGAATTGCTTCGAACTGGTAGTGCGAAATCGCCAGTTTTATCAATGGATCTAAGTCTATGTCTGAATGTATAAACTTCTCCCAGTTTGATAGTAGCTCTCGTATTACAGCTTCGCCTTCTGGAGGTGTATAAATGGTTTCTCCTGTTCGGTTATTTGCTAAAACCGTACCAGGCAGTTTTCTAACCCCCATGTCTTGATCTTTTATGATGCTACAAATTTTCATTGCAGTATTTGCAGTGAGAGGCCTTTCATTTATATTTTCATAACCCTGAAATAATGCTGTTCTATATCTCAGAGCTTCCTTGGTTGCCGGGTCAGCGCTGTTATAGTTGTCTGAGAATTGGAATAGGCTATCTTTCGTAGTTACAATATTTTCTATTTCAGAAGAGGACTGAGCTTCTAATAGAGGCAGGGTATTGATTAGAACCGGCTGGTTTGGCATTTGTTTAGCGGATTGGTTTAACTGTGCTAAAGCAGTTCTGGCAGACGTTACTTTTTTTAGAATGGCCTTAGTTTCTATATCGTGTGTTACTACAGGCAATGTAGGGATATCGTTATATGGAATTTCAGGGTTCCAAGCCATATTTTGTACCTCAGCATTTAGGTGTTTAGTATATTGGTGAGGTTATTATGTTTATATTTTTATGTTTTGTAAACATATTTTAATTTTATGTTTATAAAATTAAAATATATAAACACATCTGAGCAATATGTTTATATAATCACTATATAGTAAGAATATGTTTACTAAGTTTAGTTTTCTAAACATATTTACACTATATGTTTATACAATCACTACATAGTAAGATATAAGAATGTTAACTAAATCATAATAAAAACAATATATTATGTTGATTTTATGAATTACGGTGTAAGCCTGAACCATTAAAAGAAAATCTCTCTGGCTTTTGGTCAAGACGCATAGACGAATCGAATAGACTTGTTTATGCGGTTGATGATAACCAGATAACGATAATCGCTTGCCGATATCTCTATTAAAAGTAATAGTTCACTTTGGCTAGCTAATAGTTCAGGTATCCCGTTATTGCTTTAAAATTTCTTCAAAGTGAATATCGATTGTTTCCTTTCTGGTCTTCGACCGTTTCTTGATTAATCGACCATGTAATCGCTTTCAACGTATACCTCCAGCCCCTTTGTTTAGAGTATCTTTTCGTTCGAAAAAAATTCTATAGACTCTCTTTTGATCCTTAACTGTTTTTCTTGTGTGCTAATTGATGTGATACATTTTTAGGTGAAGGCCTGTTTATAAAGCGATTTGAAAACAATATCCTGTTATGATTTTTCTAAATACAAGCAATTTACTTGTATTGAATGCAAGCAGTTTGCTTGTATTGAACGCAAGCAATTTACTTGTATTGGCGCAAGCGTTTTGCTTGCGAAACGCTTTTTGCCTGTTGATAAGGGTGTTTTAGGTAAAGGAGAAAGTTTGAGTGGCGGGGGCTTTTACTCTTAAAAATTTTGCAGAACAGTGTCAACCTGACAAGTTTTATCGGCTTGATATTATTAGGGGTGTTTCATTCGAAAAAGCTTACGACCCTACGATGCCCTTCCAGTCAGTCATTGTTAATTTCTCTTGTTATTCCAGTGAATATCAGTCGCTCGACAAAATAAGATCCATTCCAGCTAAAGACATTTTCAAGTCTTGCTACATCGACAAAACAGCCAACCTGGCCATTGATGTTGATGTAACTAATCTGATTTTTTTAAAACCTGGCACCGTCTGGATAAATGGCGCCTCAATGTGGGAGTCGACTGAATTAACCAATGTCTGCATCAATCAATCTGAAGCAAGCATGGTTTCTTCTTATAGTGAAAGTAAACTTGGAACTAAAATGCCCTTCCTCTATGGTAGAAAAAATGTCCAGTTTCTGAAATTTCCCAATTCAAAAGTCAAGGACAAGACGATCACTGTTTTGATCCCTTCGACTGAAATCATCCGTTATTATTTTTCGGGTTCAACCTATTTCACGAGAGAGTTGTTTAATGGTGCGCTGAAAAGCTTTAATAACTCTGGTGAAGCCAATAGACTTTTCTTTAAATATGAGTTCGATGAAGCTGACGAAAGTGTTTATATTTGGTTAAAAAGGAATTGTTTCGATTCGGATGCTTTCATGATTGCCCGCGGTTTGGCTGATGAAGTCGCAATGAATGCAATGAGCTATATCTACGCTTCTCTGGTACATGCAAAAACAAATTTTAAAACTAAGGATGGCGACATAATTCCAGAAGTCTGCCCAAGAACAAGTCTTCCATTCTCCGGAGCAACCAATCTTGAAGTTCTGGGGCAGTGGCTACCACGAAAAGATGGTGAAACGGAATTCACAGAATATATGGTCAGAACTATCGAGGATTGCGATCACCCACTACCTTTCAAGAAAATCAGAATTGAATCGGTTGATTCTTATCAATCCAGTGGAGAGGTTAATGAGGATGAAGATCCGAAGCCATCAAAGCCAAGAAGAAAACGTGATGAAGATAGTGAGCCTAGGCCACCAAACTATACCGAGGGCGAAAGGCCGACCGATGGTATTGCTCCTGAAGAGTTGAAGTTCATGATGCAGCGGTTCAGCCACCTAGAGGATGTTCTGGTTGAAAAGGTCGAGAAGGTATCTGAAAAGGAAAAGCAACGCCATTATCAGCAGGAAAAAGAATCCAATTCAGATGATGGAAGTACTTTGCCTGGCGACTACCGAAAAGATAACGATCTTCAGCCTTGGAATAACAGAGCGATAGATTCTGAACCGATCCCGATTTCAGAAAGGTTAGTCACGGTATCAAATGCAGTGGCAACTGTTCTTGAAAAGGAGACTGGTTGGTTTGCTGAGGCGTTACCTGTCAATTGTGTCGATGATACCTTACCTTTTGGGCTTTACAGTTTTGAGCGGCCGACAGGTAAAAATGCTCGATATGATTGGAATATGGTTGGAGAAAGAAATCGGAGAACCTTGTTTTTAGCAATCTCGAATCAAAGTGGCCAAACGGTTTACTTGTTGGAGATTGAAGGCAAAGGAGGGGTCAGCTTTTCGTTGTTTCTTTTTAGAGCAGATCAATATGAGGGTCTTGATTATTTCGGCGGTGCCAGGTCGTTGATGTTTGAAATAGCAGATTCTTCAGGTTCTAAGATTAAAGATGGGATCCTAGAGGACTTTGTTGTGACTAGTATGAAGCATACCGAAAGCGATAATGATAGCTTTGTGGATCGGTTGCATCGTGCTATTGATGGGGTGTTTAAAGACGATGAGGATGCTTAAAAATGATTAGAGGGTGGTTTGATGCCGGCTAAAGAGATTGCTATCGCAGCTTTGATTGCAACCAGTGGTGTTACGGATGCTGAGTCACCTAAAGAAAAAATCCTATTTGGCGGTGATATGGCTCTAGTCGCTACCGAGCGTTGTGTCGCGGACGGTCGGGATATTTATAAAGGGTTTACTCTTATCTCGGATTATCAGAATGGGTACTTTAAGGTTAATTGTCAGATATTGGAAACAACTACGGGTGATTACTATGCTTCCAAGGGAGTTTATTATGAGAATTCGGAAATGCTTGATCTTCTGATTGATTTATTTGATAGGCGTGTAGATTAATAATTCAAGCAAACGGAAAAGCACACATGTGGCACCCAATAAAGAGGGACATTCGCTAGTCTGGCTCGGAGAGGTTTTCTGCGCATTTTGATACCAAAAAGGAAGCGGAGTTTCATGCTAGAGAAAGCAGCCAAAATCAGGAAACCGAATTGCTGATTCATAACAGGCATGGGAAAAGTGTTGCCTTCAAACTTTAAAATATGGAATTTCTATTGTGTCGAAGTTCCATAGAAGTCATTGGTTGCTGGAAAGAAAGGAGTTGATATGTTTGGATTATTTAGGTATTTCTTTGCTTTGGTTGTTTTGAGCTTGGGAGTATTTGGTATATCTGTTGCCGATGACCGGAATTTCGGCGCTGTTGTTGTAGATGAGGTAACTAGCATTTATGACGGTGATACTTTTCGAGTCAATATCAATGATTGGCTGGCGATTATTGGGTAAAGGATTCCTATTCGGGTTAAAGGTATTGATACACCAGAACTTCGAGGTAAATGTTAGAAAGAAAAAGAGTTGGCAAGAAAAGCTAAACGGCACATTGTTCAGCTGATTCGGGGTGCCAAAATAATTCAATTACAAAATATTGACAGGGGAAAATATTTTCGCATCCTTATGGATGTATCGGTTTGATGGTTTGAGACTTGGGAGAAAGTCTTATTTTGAATGGTTTTGCTGTAAGGTAATGACGGTGGAGCTAAGGTTGATTGGTGCGAATTAGTAATAAATTAGGGTTGAGTATGCAAATAAATCACGCGATTGTTCATAAGTTACAAAAAGAGCTTCATCAAGAGTCAAATGTTCTTCCTCGCCAAACGCCGCTCGAGGTAAACGAAAACCTCGAGCAGTTAGTTGGCTACATTATCACTTTGTATAATGAAAAAACCGGGCGAGGTTATGGCAAGTTTTACAGTGATAATGTCAGCTATCCATTTAGCAAATTACTGTCAGATTTTCAGAGTGAGGAAGTTGACACTGATTTTATTGCGTTTACCTTCTCTGCTATGGATTTATTAAAGTCCAGAATTGATGGTGAGGGCCTAGCGACTGGTGGATATATCTTATTTATTGAATACGAACACCGCCAAAGCAAAATTGTTTTAGTTGTATCACTTAAAGACAAAGACGGGTTTATCTTTGATGATAATCTGGATTTGGATAATCAGCCGCATATTGATTTAGAACATTTGCATGAAATGGCTCGTATTGATACCACTAAGTGGCACTTAGGAAATGAAGGTCGTTATCTTTCATTTGCGAAAAAACGACAAAATGCAGACAGAAGCTTTAGTCGCTATTTTAGAGAGTTTATTGGGTGTGATGAATTCGAAGAGGAAAATCAACTCACTCAAGAAGTCGTGAGCGCATGTAAGGCTTATGCAAAGTTTGGTCCCCTAAGTGAAGAGCGCAAGCTTGAGATATTGGAAATTACGCATAACTATATGGAAGAAATTTATAAATCGAATGGCGTTTTTAAAGTCCATGACCTAGCAACTAGACTAGATCCGGAAACTCCTGATAGGTTTACCTCTTACATGTATGCTCAAGAAATTGAATTATCTGACGGCTTTAAACCTAACAAAAGTGCCTACAGAGGTTTGAAGAGACGTACCATAAGAGATGGAACAATTGCCTTGTCATTTAATGCAAGCGATTTAGGTAAGTCTGTAACTCATACTGAGGGCGAGGAATTTATTCGTGTTAAACTCTCCCCAGAAAAAATCAAAGAACTCACTGAAGCCAACTAAATAAATTATGTCTGAGTCAAGCATACAGGTAACTTGTAAAGATGAAATCAAGGCGATTCTTGATGTTATCGCTTGTATGCAAAACCCAGAATATGAAAACGATTATGTAGAAGGTGAGGTTTCAAATTCGCCCGAAAATGATAAGAAAATCCAGGCGCTCATTGCTATTAATTCGGATCGTTATTCATTTGGTTCACTAAGTCGTTGCCCAGAAATATCTATTCAACTGCCTAAAAGACAGGACTGCTTTTTTGCTCAAAATATTAATGATTTATTGGCTAAAGACTTTTCACAAGAAAAGCAGCCCAGTTGTTGGTATTTACAAGATAAAGGTTTGTTTTTTCCTGATGAAGTAGATCAATGTGGTGATCAACAAGTCAAAAATTATTTGGCGTTAATTGATTTAATTGATGTGCTTAAGAGTATTGCTGACCATACTAGCACTAACTCACTCATTTTTCTTCAGGGTGAAAAGTTAGAAATCACTATTGAATACGATGTTGAAGATTTAACAGAGCTAAGCGAGGTAGATGAATTTAAAAATCACCTTTCGGATAAATTGCATCTAGAGCAGAGAAAAGCAATTTTCAAAAAAGTGTTATTGGATCAATTATCACGAACGCAAAAGAAAGGCCGTTTTAAAAAACTTATAAACCAGTTTGATCAGATTTATGACCGCTATCTTGAAAATTATAAGGTTTATGTATCCGAGTTCTCTGTAGAAAGCGTCATGGATGAGTTGCATGAAAAAAAGATTGAATTCGTCAGTAAGTTTAGCGATACCTTATCAAATATACAAAATCAATTATTAACAATACCTGTTGCGGTAATTCTTATAGCGAGCCAACTTCAAAAAACAGGATTATCCCTTAAGAATGTTGCAGTATTAATTGCCGGACTGATATTTTTTGGCTTCATGCGGATGTTAGTTTCCAATCAACGCTCCATCCTTGAGTATTTGCATACCGAACTGCAACACACCAGAGAGCAGTTTAAAAAGAAGTATGATGATTCACTTTCGAATCAGCTTGATAAGGTTTTTAATGACCTTGAGTGTCGATATATCAAACAAAAAAAATTGCTTAAAATTGTAATGAAATCAATCTGGTTTATTCTTGTCACTGTAATTATTATGTTTACGATTCAGAGCCAAGATATAAGTTTGGATTCTTTCATAGTTTGGTTTACTAGGTTATTTGATCCTTGTGAATAATCCATAATAGATTATGGATTTGGATCGCAACATATTGGGCATACAGCTCTCACTCACTGCTCCTTTCGCAGTGATTTTGTTCGGAATAGATAAATTTGAAACTCTGGTGGGTGTTGAGTTTCAGGGTTTTCCGCAGCTTCTAAGTCTCTCAAGACATATCTTATTAAGGCACGCCGAGTTGTAATACGCCTCCCAACGGTGCCTTTGAACAACTCATCTCGAATCAGTTTTTCTTGTCCCTCGGTCAATGATGGATGTGGTCGAAACTCAAGTTGGACCTTTTCTTCCCATTCGACATCAGTAGGGGTGTCTACACCCTTAGAAGCTGACCCCGCATGCGATATTCGAGCAAGATTGAAATCGCGGTGCTGTTCGGTGAGTTCATCGAACCCCCTTACATGCCATCTTCTCCCAGCGAAGACAAAAGCCTTGGGATGGACGACGCGTTCAATGCCCTCTGGATTATTCATAGACCTGTAGAAAATTCTGGTAGCTGAACACTGATCCATAGCTGAATGAATTACTCGAAATAAGGCGGGATCAACGTTGGTAAAGTCTCTCTGGGTGTCCTCAACTTTGACATGAGTTACTTGGTCCTTCACCGACCGAAAATAGGCTTCGATAGTAAGATCGGCGATTTCAGGCTTGAATCGAGCCGTGGGAACATAGCGCCCACGGCCCTGCCCTTTTAGCGTTTTCGTATTGTACGGGAATGCATCCCGATAGGAAGCCAATACCCGTGAGGCCTGCACGCTGGTTACGCCAAACTTTTCTCTAAGGCGTTGATTAGTTATCTCGCCTTCGTATGCTAGTAACATCTCTATGAACTCAAACTGCAGTCGCGTTCGGTTGCCCAATGTCATAACTCTCTACTGGATTTCTATTAACATAAGTGTTAATTTAACATTAATGTTAACTAATAGTCTAGATGGATTAGGTGAACAATGCCTGAAGAACCGGACAACTTGTTTGATCGTTTACCGGAGCACATTTTCAGACCGCTTGGGGCTCATGAGCACGCGCGTCGCAATTGGTCGCTTCTAAATCACCTGTATAACGATTTTTTTGCCCCTGAGGCTGACCCACCGGAAGGTGAAGGCTGGTCACAAAAACGCGTGGTGGCTTCGATTGAGCGATTTTTAGTTCGATGGGATGATGAGCATGAAACTAATTTTGAGCAACGAGGGGCTCCTGTAAACGTACGCGCACATGATGCTCTTTCAAGCTTTCTGGATAGTGGTTGGCTTACCATTGATCGAGTTGGTTTTACACAATTTGTGATTATGCGCCCAACTGTCCAAAGCCTCTTTGAGTTGCTCAAAACATTTGCTGAGCAAGGACCCGAGTTTATTGGTGGGCGTGTGCAATCGGTCCGGAATAACTTGCTGCAGGTAAAGGCAGACCCTGAAAAGAACGCTGCTGTATTTCAAGTTGCTGCCAAAGAATGCTCTGCGCTTCTTCAAATGTTGAACACCACTCGCATGCGGGTTCGCGAGGCCAGCGAATATTTGCGTACCCAGGAATCAGCAAACCTATTCCTAGAGAAATTCTTTGGAGATTACATCTCTAGTCTCTATATCGGAGATTATTCAGACCTCTTTTCCCGTAATCATCCACTCGCATCACGCTGGGATATCGTTGATCTCGCTTCCCGAATTACCGAAGAACCAGAAAGTCGGGAGCAATTGCGTCGATGGTATCGCAAAAACCTACGTTGCCGCTCTAACGAGGAAGCGGATGCATGGATTGAAAGTGATACTTCTCGCGTATTGGCATTGCGCGAAGTCGACCGATTGCTCGCACGTCTGAAAGATGCAGTAACCCGCGCAAATGACCAAGCCCTTGGCTATCTCCAGTATAAAGTACGTTCTCAGGGTAATTTCGATATTAAGACCGATCAGGTCATAAAAGCAGTTGTGCGGGCTGCTGATTCTTGGCCTAACGACGAACCTTTATCTTTACCGATAGGCTGGTCGCAAGGAAGGCTCTTGAGTGAGGGAGCATTGAAGATGCCGACCAAGAAGCCGAAAAAACGCAAAGGAGCAGTCATCCAGAAACGTCAGTTATCACCAGAGGAAAGAGTTCGACGTTTGGTCCGCCAAATTATGAATGGCAACCGGGAAGTTTCCGAAACGCGGATTATTCAGTACATTGACCATCACGTAGACCCCGGAGGGGTTCTAGAAAGCAGTTCTATGGAAGTGGGTAGCATCAACGATCTATGCATCTTGGCAGCATTCACTCGACTGGGGTTGATAGCTGAACGAACGCAAAGGAATACACGCCAAGGTATTTTACGCCCGAAATTATTTGAGGAACTCAGCGAACATATTGAGATTGAGCTCACAGGTGAACGCTTTGAAAACGAATACTTAGAAGCGCCTGTAGTAAGGATACGCCGCCGGAAAAAAGGGAGTCCAAACAATGCCTATTAGTTGGAAACGTATTGCAGAACAAGACGAAGCTTACACTGTTCGGGATTTTCAAAAAGCGGCGCAACGCCTGATTGTTGACCAAGTATTGTACCAAGCAAACCCGAAGCAGAGAGCAGATTATGATTTGGTGGCGACACATGAAATTGTCTTTGCAGAAGCGCTGGATCTATTTGGCTGCATGCTTGATCTCAATGTTCAAGAGCGATACGCAGCTTGCGTTCCAACGGTCACCGAGGTGAGCAAGATTCCTCTGATGCACACTTTGTTAGCTTTAGTATTGCGAAAACTTTATGACCATCACATGAATAGTGGGTCACTTCACGCAGGCATTGCTGGAGTTAGCTTGCCTGAACTCGAAGCGGCATTCCAGGAATCAACAGGGCGAGAATTGCCAATGAAGCCCCAATCGGAGCTGCTAGGGATGATGGACGCGATGAAGAGGTGGGGGATAGCTCGCTTGGTCAGAACTGAGAACTTAGGAGAGGCAGCATGGTTTGCAGAGATTCTTCCTGGAATTCAGAGCCTGATCAACGAGAGAACTCTCGTCATGCTGAAATCACATGCCGAATTTCTGTATGAGCCTGATGGATTGGATGATAAAGAACAACAAAAGGAGAGCTCTTT
The nucleotide sequence above comes from Hydrogenovibrio thermophilus. Encoded proteins:
- a CDS encoding type II toxin-antitoxin system Phd/YefM family antitoxin translates to MQVVSYTEARNGLKRVLDDVVDNADFTVITRRDSENAVVMSQDYFNSLMETVHLLKSPANVVHLNQSIEQYRAGKTINAPDLANHRSCAPEKAKKYENIDQTKARINNQH
- the fic gene encoding protein adenylyltransferase Fic, producing the protein MAWNPEIPYNDIPTLPVVTHDIETKAILKKVTSARTALAQLNQSAKQMPNQPVLINTLPLLEAQSSSEIENIVTTKDSLFQFSDNYNSADPATKEALRYRTALFQGYENINERPLTANTAMKICSIIKDQDMGVRKLPGTVLANNRTGETIYTPPEGEAVIRELLSNWEKFIHSDIDLDPLIKLAISHYQFEAIHPFSDGNGRSGRVINSLFLLQEKLIDLPILYLSRYIIEHKDDYYRLLLSVTKDHNWEEWILFMLGAVEDTSNWTLEKINAIDKLMLHTKKYIKAQMPKQYSYELLEILFNQPYCRIQNLIDAEIAQRQTASNYLQELCKIGVLQEINMGRDKLFLHPKLLRLLTQESNDFPLYF
- a CDS encoding Wadjet anti-phage system protein JetA family protein, which encodes MPEEPDNLFDRLPEHIFRPLGAHEHARRNWSLLNHLYNDFFAPEADPPEGEGWSQKRVVASIERFLVRWDDEHETNFEQRGAPVNVRAHDALSSFLDSGWLTIDRVGFTQFVIMRPTVQSLFELLKTFAEQGPEFIGGRVQSVRNNLLQVKADPEKNAAVFQVAAKECSALLQMLNTTRMRVREASEYLRTQESANLFLEKFFGDYISSLYIGDYSDLFSRNHPLASRWDIVDLASRITEEPESREQLRRWYRKNLRCRSNEEADAWIESDTSRVLALREVDRLLARLKDAVTRANDQALGYLQYKVRSQGNFDIKTDQVIKAVVRAADSWPNDEPLSLPIGWSQGRLLSEGALKMPTKKPKKRKGAVIQKRQLSPEERVRRLVRQIMNGNREVSETRIIQYIDHHVDPGGVLESSSMEVGSINDLCILAAFTRLGLIAERTQRNTRQGILRPKLFEELSEHIEIELTGERFENEYLEAPVVRIRRRKKGSPNNAY
- a CDS encoding nucleoid-associated protein produces the protein MQINHAIVHKLQKELHQESNVLPRQTPLEVNENLEQLVGYIITLYNEKTGRGYGKFYSDNVSYPFSKLLSDFQSEEVDTDFIAFTFSAMDLLKSRIDGEGLATGGYILFIEYEHRQSKIVLVVSLKDKDGFIFDDNLDLDNQPHIDLEHLHEMARIDTTKWHLGNEGRYLSFAKKRQNADRSFSRYFREFIGCDEFEEENQLTQEVVSACKAYAKFGPLSEERKLEILEITHNYMEEIYKSNGVFKVHDLATRLDPETPDRFTSYMYAQEIELSDGFKPNKSAYRGLKRRTIRDGTIALSFNASDLGKSVTHTEGEEFIRVKLSPEKIKELTEAN
- a CDS encoding WYL domain-containing protein; protein product: MTLGNRTRLQFEFIEMLLAYEGEITNQRLREKFGVTSVQASRVLASYRDAFPYNTKTLKGQGRGRYVPTARFKPEIADLTIEAYFRSVKDQVTHVKVEDTQRDFTNVDPALFRVIHSAMDQCSATRIFYRSMNNPEGIERVVHPKAFVFAGRRWHVRGFDELTEQHRDFNLARISHAGSASKGVDTPTDVEWEEKVQLEFRPHPSLTEGQEKLIRDELFKGTVGRRITTRRALIRYVLRDLEAAENPETQHPPEFQIYLFRTKSLRKEQ
- a CDS encoding DUF4194 domain-containing protein; the encoded protein is MPISWKRIAEQDEAYTVRDFQKAAQRLIVDQVLYQANPKQRADYDLVATHEIVFAEALDLFGCMLDLNVQERYAACVPTVTEVSKIPLMHTLLALVLRKLYDHHMNSGSLHAGIAGVSLPELEAAFQESTGRELPMKPQSELLGMMDAMKRWGIARLVRTENLGEAAWFAEILPGIQSLINERTLVMLKSHAEFLYEPDGLDDKEQQKESSL